The Streptomyces sp. NBC_01244 genome contains a region encoding:
- a CDS encoding transcriptional regulator — MQPNALLDALLAEAGMSHAGLAAHVNQAGRTRGLALRYEHTAVTRWLKGQRPRGQVPDLICEVIAGRLRRPLSLDDVGLGLPGQPADPHGAPLSGFVDRAAALWRSDGNGCQGPDAGAVTGTPAVIPVWEWENPPEDADVSREGPTRVGPEHVEILKAARAHYELMYRRAGGVATRDRVVRFLGTETAPMLRGSYSDGLGRSLHRAGGSLVAVAGICAYDSDAHGLAQRYFHQALRLAKASGDRGLGAYVIALIVNQSLHLREFRQAVAFAEAALRAAGRHTTPALAADLYAMQAKAYAQLGDTGAALACIRKAEAAAERIRPGTEPDETGYVQPGLVNVQVAEALLGLGDLRAAREQASAAVGTPAHDRGRVHRLAMLCEIQLRQGEADQAVASAAEMAERAKGMESLRLRDRLRAVREQLLTSGCSGAGETAELIDGALRVPL, encoded by the coding sequence ATGCAGCCCAATGCCCTGCTCGATGCCCTCCTCGCCGAGGCGGGCATGTCCCACGCCGGACTCGCCGCGCACGTGAACCAGGCCGGCCGCACCCGCGGACTGGCCCTGAGGTACGAACACACCGCCGTGACCCGGTGGTTGAAGGGCCAGCGCCCGCGCGGCCAGGTCCCGGACCTGATCTGCGAGGTCATCGCGGGCCGGCTGCGGCGGCCGCTCTCCCTCGACGACGTCGGGCTCGGTCTGCCCGGGCAGCCCGCCGATCCGCACGGGGCCCCGCTCAGCGGCTTCGTCGACCGGGCGGCCGCCCTGTGGCGCTCCGACGGCAACGGGTGCCAAGGGCCCGACGCCGGGGCCGTCACCGGTACGCCCGCCGTGATTCCGGTGTGGGAATGGGAGAACCCGCCGGAGGACGCCGACGTGTCCCGCGAGGGGCCGACCCGCGTCGGACCCGAGCATGTGGAGATCCTGAAGGCCGCCCGCGCGCACTACGAGCTGATGTACCGCCGGGCCGGGGGCGTGGCCACCCGCGACCGGGTCGTCCGCTTCCTCGGCACCGAGACCGCCCCGATGCTGCGCGGCAGTTACTCCGACGGACTCGGCCGCAGCCTGCACCGGGCCGGCGGCTCCCTGGTGGCCGTGGCGGGGATCTGCGCGTACGACTCGGACGCGCACGGGCTGGCCCAGCGGTACTTCCACCAGGCCCTGCGCCTCGCCAAGGCGAGCGGGGACCGGGGGCTGGGGGCCTACGTGATCGCGCTGATCGTCAACCAGTCCCTGCACCTACGGGAGTTCCGCCAGGCCGTGGCCTTCGCCGAGGCCGCCCTGCGCGCGGCCGGTCGGCACACGACCCCGGCGCTGGCCGCCGACCTGTACGCCATGCAGGCCAAGGCGTACGCCCAACTCGGAGATACAGGAGCCGCGTTGGCCTGCATCCGCAAGGCCGAGGCGGCGGCGGAGCGGATCCGTCCCGGCACGGAGCCGGACGAGACGGGGTACGTACAGCCCGGGCTGGTCAACGTACAGGTGGCGGAGGCGCTGCTCGGTCTGGGCGATCTGCGGGCTGCCCGGGAGCAGGCTTCGGCCGCCGTCGGCACCCCCGCGCACGACCGGGGCCGGGTGCACCGGCTCGCGATGCTGTGCGAGATCCAGCTGCGCCAGGGCGAGGCCGATCAGGCGGTGGCCTCGGCGGCCGAAATGGCCGAGCGGGCCAAGGGGATGGAGTCCCTGCGCCTGCGCGACCGGCTGCGCGCGGTCCGGGAACAGCTGCTGACCAGCGGTTGTTCGGGGGCCGGGGAGACGGCCGAGCTCATCGACGGGGCGCTGCGCGTTCCGCTGTGA
- the pheT gene encoding phenylalanine--tRNA ligase subunit beta has protein sequence MRVPLSWLREYVDLPAGETGRDVATKLVDAGLEVETVEQLGGGLKGPLVVGQVLTIEELEGFRKPIRFCTVDVGRANGTGLPQEIVCGARNFSVGDKVVVVLPGAVLPGDFAIAARETYGRTSHGMICSGDELGMGDDGTHGIIVLPHEHEVGTDAIKLLELVDEVLDIDITPDRGYCMSMRGVAREAATAYGLPLRDPALLDVPAPNSYGYPVRIDDPQGCDRFTARTVTGLDPEARSPIWLTRRLQKAGMRPISLAVDITNYVMLELGQPLHAYDRSRIDGAIGVRRAEQGEKFTTLDGVKRTLDSEDLVITDGSGPIGIAGVMGGANTEIADSVTDPETGVVTGTTEVVVEAAHFDSVSISRTARRLKLSSEASKRFERGVDPQAAAAAAQRTVDLLVLLAGGTAEAGVTELTAPGAPRTIAMSADHPDKVAGMEYGRETVVRRLQEVGCDVYGQDELVVTAPSWRPDLAEPNDLAEEVIRLEGYGNLPSTLPQVPSGRGLTARQQLHRRVGRALAGAGYVEALSYPFIGEGVFDQLQLPAHDASRQVVKLVNPISDEEPALRTTLLPGLLGALRRNDSRGSHDLALFETGSVFRAAAQPGVAVRLGVDRRPTDEEIATLNAALPAQPRYAAVVLAGAREQAGWWGKGRPADWADAVQAARSLAVEAGAELVVRQGRYGPWHPGRCAELLVTLDGVETVIGHAGELHPRVVKAMGLPARTSAMELDLDRLAAAGGEALQAPRISSFPVATQDVALIVDASVPASAVEDALHKGAGELLESLRLFDVFEGEQVGEGKKSLAYALRFRAADRTLTAEESTAARDAAVALAGERTGAVLRGA, from the coding sequence ATGCGGGTCCCGCTTTCTTGGCTGCGGGAGTACGTCGACCTCCCCGCGGGTGAAACCGGTCGCGACGTCGCGACCAAGCTCGTCGACGCAGGCCTCGAGGTCGAGACCGTCGAGCAGCTCGGCGGCGGCCTCAAGGGCCCGCTCGTCGTCGGCCAGGTGCTGACCATCGAGGAGCTCGAAGGCTTCCGCAAGCCGATCCGCTTCTGCACGGTGGACGTCGGCCGGGCCAACGGCACCGGCCTGCCGCAGGAGATCGTCTGCGGCGCCCGGAACTTCTCCGTCGGCGACAAGGTCGTCGTGGTCCTGCCGGGCGCGGTCCTGCCCGGCGACTTCGCGATCGCCGCGCGCGAGACGTACGGCCGCACCTCCCACGGCATGATCTGCTCCGGCGACGAGCTGGGCATGGGCGACGACGGCACGCACGGCATCATCGTGCTGCCGCACGAGCACGAGGTCGGCACCGACGCGATCAAGCTCCTGGAGCTGGTCGACGAGGTCCTCGACATCGACATCACCCCGGACCGCGGCTACTGCATGTCCATGCGCGGTGTGGCCCGCGAGGCCGCCACCGCGTACGGCCTGCCGCTGCGCGACCCGGCGCTGCTCGACGTGCCCGCGCCGAACTCGTACGGCTACCCCGTCAGGATCGACGACCCGCAGGGCTGCGACCGCTTCACCGCGCGCACGGTGACCGGCCTCGACCCCGAGGCGCGCTCCCCGATCTGGCTCACGCGCCGCCTCCAGAAGGCGGGCATGCGCCCGATCTCGCTCGCGGTCGACATCACCAACTACGTGATGCTCGAGCTCGGCCAGCCGCTGCACGCCTACGACCGCTCGCGGATCGACGGCGCCATCGGCGTCCGCCGTGCCGAGCAGGGCGAGAAGTTCACCACCCTCGACGGAGTCAAGCGCACGCTCGACTCCGAGGACCTGGTGATCACCGACGGCAGCGGCCCGATCGGGATCGCCGGTGTCATGGGCGGCGCCAACACCGAGATCGCCGACTCCGTCACCGACCCCGAGACCGGCGTCGTCACCGGCACCACCGAGGTGGTCGTGGAGGCCGCGCACTTCGACTCCGTGTCGATCTCGCGCACCGCCCGCCGCCTCAAGCTGTCCTCCGAGGCGTCCAAGCGCTTCGAGCGCGGCGTCGACCCGCAGGCCGCCGCCGCTGCCGCGCAGCGCACCGTCGACCTGCTCGTGCTGCTCGCGGGCGGCACCGCCGAGGCCGGCGTCACCGAGCTCACCGCCCCGGGCGCCCCGCGCACCATCGCGATGAGCGCGGACCACCCCGACAAGGTCGCGGGCATGGAGTACGGCCGGGAGACCGTCGTACGCCGCCTGCAGGAGGTCGGCTGCGACGTCTACGGGCAGGACGAGCTCGTCGTCACCGCACCCTCGTGGCGGCCCGACCTCGCCGAGCCCAACGACCTCGCTGAGGAAGTCATCCGGCTGGAGGGCTACGGGAACCTCCCCTCCACCCTCCCGCAGGTGCCCTCCGGCCGCGGTCTCACCGCCCGGCAGCAGCTGCACCGCCGGGTGGGCCGCGCGCTGGCCGGCGCGGGCTACGTGGAGGCGCTCAGCTACCCCTTCATCGGGGAGGGCGTCTTCGACCAGCTCCAGCTGCCCGCGCACGACGCCTCCCGCCAGGTCGTCAAGCTGGTCAACCCGATCTCCGACGAGGAGCCGGCGCTGCGCACCACGCTGCTGCCGGGTCTGCTCGGCGCGCTGCGCCGCAACGACAGCCGGGGCAGCCACGACCTCGCCCTCTTCGAGACCGGCTCGGTCTTCCGGGCCGCCGCGCAGCCGGGCGTCGCCGTACGCCTCGGCGTCGACCGGCGTCCCACCGACGAGGAGATCGCCACCCTGAACGCGGCCCTGCCCGCGCAGCCGCGCTACGCCGCGGTCGTGCTGGCCGGGGCCCGCGAGCAGGCCGGCTGGTGGGGCAAGGGCCGTCCGGCCGACTGGGCCGACGCGGTCCAGGCGGCGCGCTCGCTGGCCGTCGAGGCCGGTGCGGAGCTCGTCGTGCGCCAGGGCCGGTACGGCCCCTGGCACCCGGGCCGCTGCGCCGAGCTGCTCGTCACCCTGGACGGGGTGGAGACGGTCATCGGCCACGCGGGCGAGCTGCACCCGCGCGTGGTCAAGGCGATGGGCCTGCCGGCCCGCACCAGCGCCATGGAGCTCGACCTGGACCGCCTCGCGGCGGCCGGCGGCGAGGCCCTCCAGGCGCCCCGGATCTCCTCCTTCCCGGTGGCGACCCAGGACGTCGCGCTGATCGTGGACGCGTCGGTGCCGGCATCCGCCGTCGAGGACGCGCTGCACAAGGGCGCCGGTGAACTGCTGGAGTCCCTGCGGCTGTTCGACGTGTTCGAGGGCGAGCAGGTGGGCGAGGGCAAGAAGTCCCTCGCGTACGCGCTGCGGTTCCGCGCGGCCGACCGGACGCTGACCGCCGAGGAGTCCACGGCGGCGCGTGACGCGGCGGTTGCTCTCGCCGGGGAGCGTACGGGGGCGGTGCTGCGCGGCGCGTAG
- the pheS gene encoding phenylalanine--tRNA ligase subunit alpha, translated as MSAPNKSYDPVEVEALKPEEIERMRDEALAAFAAAGDLDELREAKTAHMGDRSPLALANREIGALPPQAKATAGKLVGQARGAVNKAFGARTVALEAERDERVLVEEAVDVTLPYDRVPAGARHPLTTLMDRIADIFTAMGYEVAEGPEVEAEWFNFDALNFTPDHPARQMQDTFFVRGPEGTEGDESGVVLRTHTSPVQARSLLERKPPVYIVCPGRVYRTDELDATHTPVFHQVELLAVDEGLTMADLKGTMDHMVQELFGEGTTTRLRPHFFPFTEPSAEMDMQCYVCRGASVGNPDRPCRTCSSEGWIELGGCGMVNPKVLIACGVDPEKYSGFAFGFGIERMLMFRHNVEDMRDMVEGDIRFTRPFGMEI; from the coding sequence ATGTCGGCACCGAACAAGTCGTACGACCCTGTCGAGGTCGAGGCACTGAAACCGGAAGAGATCGAGCGCATGCGGGACGAGGCGCTCGCCGCCTTCGCCGCCGCCGGCGACCTCGACGAACTTCGCGAGGCGAAGACCGCGCACATGGGCGACCGCTCGCCCCTGGCGCTCGCCAACCGAGAGATCGGCGCGCTGCCCCCGCAGGCCAAGGCCACCGCGGGCAAGCTCGTGGGTCAGGCCCGGGGCGCCGTGAACAAGGCCTTCGGGGCCCGCACGGTCGCGCTCGAAGCCGAGCGCGACGAGCGGGTGCTGGTCGAGGAGGCGGTGGACGTCACGCTGCCCTACGACCGCGTGCCCGCCGGCGCCCGGCACCCCCTGACCACGCTGATGGACCGCATCGCGGACATCTTCACGGCCATGGGGTACGAGGTCGCGGAGGGCCCCGAAGTCGAGGCGGAGTGGTTCAACTTCGACGCCCTCAACTTCACGCCCGACCACCCCGCGCGCCAGATGCAGGACACCTTCTTCGTCCGGGGGCCGGAAGGCACCGAGGGCGACGAGTCGGGCGTCGTGCTGCGCACCCACACCTCCCCGGTGCAGGCGCGCTCGCTGCTGGAGCGCAAGCCCCCCGTCTACATCGTGTGCCCGGGGCGGGTGTACCGCACCGACGAGCTCGACGCGACGCACACCCCGGTCTTCCACCAGGTCGAGCTGCTCGCCGTGGACGAGGGCCTGACCATGGCGGACCTCAAGGGCACCATGGACCACATGGTCCAGGAGCTGTTCGGCGAGGGCACCACCACGCGCCTGCGCCCGCACTTCTTCCCCTTCACCGAGCCGTCCGCCGAGATGGACATGCAGTGCTACGTGTGCCGCGGCGCCTCGGTGGGCAACCCCGACCGCCCGTGCCGTACCTGCTCCAGCGAGGGCTGGATCGAGCTCGGCGGCTGCGGCATGGTCAACCCGAAGGTGCTCATCGCCTGCGGTGTGGACCCGGAGAAGTACAGCGGGTTCGCCTTCGGCTTCGGCATCGAGCGGATGCTGATGTTCCGGCACAACGTCGAAGACATGCGAGACATGGTCGAGGGTGACATCCGTTTCACCCGGCCGTTCGGGATGGAGATCTGA
- a CDS encoding sensor histidine kinase gives MTVGTNSSPGAAKAAGAPVLATVSQLAAPAARVPVQPPQAASAATAPPPQALPAPASPVGPAEAEAADVYGECAALGIDPDDLPDGLVIADATGRVICFNSAAARITALVAGEALGLGIERALPLEDLEGRRWWALTDPYGGLATRRGQPERNLLLPGGREVLVSARYVRTHPQGPVRRLVVTLRGTEARRRTERSHAELIATVAHELRSPLTSVKGFTATLLAKWERFTDDQKRLMLETVDADANRVTRLIAELLDISRIDSGRLEVRRQPVDISTAVGRHVQALTANGQAPECFLVSVSRPLPDLWADPDKIDQILGNLLENAVRHGEGTVTIDVTPTSFANAAGKTEKGTAVTVTDEGPGIPEESMGRVFTRFWRGSKRGGTGLGLYIVKGIVEAHGGTIKVGRGPGGGAEFRFILPVGAPAYLTQ, from the coding sequence ATGACCGTCGGTACGAACAGCTCGCCAGGTGCCGCCAAGGCGGCCGGCGCACCGGTCCTGGCGACCGTGTCCCAGCTGGCCGCGCCCGCCGCCCGGGTGCCGGTGCAGCCGCCCCAGGCAGCCTCCGCCGCCACCGCCCCGCCCCCGCAGGCCCTGCCCGCGCCCGCGAGCCCCGTAGGCCCCGCCGAGGCGGAGGCCGCGGACGTGTACGGCGAGTGCGCCGCGCTCGGGATCGATCCCGACGACCTGCCCGACGGGCTGGTGATCGCCGACGCCACCGGCCGGGTCATCTGCTTCAACTCCGCCGCCGCCCGGATCACCGCCCTCGTGGCAGGTGAGGCCCTCGGCCTGGGCATCGAGCGGGCGCTTCCGCTGGAGGACCTCGAAGGCCGCCGCTGGTGGGCGCTGACCGACCCCTACGGAGGCCTCGCCACCCGGCGCGGACAGCCCGAGCGCAACCTGCTGCTCCCCGGCGGCCGCGAGGTGCTCGTCTCCGCCCGGTACGTACGCACCCACCCCCAGGGCCCGGTGCGCCGGCTCGTGGTCACCCTGCGCGGCACCGAGGCCCGGCGGCGCACCGAGCGCAGCCACGCCGAACTGATCGCCACCGTCGCGCACGAGCTGCGCTCCCCGCTCACCTCCGTGAAGGGGTTCACGGCCACCCTGCTCGCCAAGTGGGAGCGGTTCACCGACGACCAGAAACGGTTGATGCTGGAGACCGTCGACGCCGACGCGAACCGGGTCACGCGGCTCATCGCCGAACTCCTGGACATCTCCCGCATCGACTCGGGCCGCCTGGAGGTGCGCCGCCAGCCGGTCGACATCTCCACGGCCGTGGGACGCCACGTCCAGGCGCTCACCGCGAACGGGCAGGCCCCGGAGTGCTTCCTGGTCAGCGTGAGCAGGCCGCTGCCCGACTTGTGGGCGGACCCGGACAAAATTGACCAGATCCTCGGCAACCTGCTCGAAAATGCGGTGCGCCACGGCGAGGGAACCGTCACCATCGACGTGACGCCGACCAGCTTCGCGAACGCCGCGGGGAAGACCGAGAAGGGAACCGCCGTCACCGTGACCGATGAAGGCCCCGGTATCCCCGAGGAGTCGATGGGCCGCGTCTTCACCCGTTTCTGGCGGGGCAGCAAGCGCGGCGGCACCGGTCTGGGCCTCTACATCGTCAAGGGCATCGTGGAAGCCCACGGCGGCACCATCAAGGTCGGCCGCGGCCCCGGCGGCGGCGCCGAGTTCCGATTTATCCTGCCCGTCGGCGCCCCGGCGTACCTCACGCAGTAG
- a CDS encoding TrmH family RNA methyltransferase — protein MGTPAELISPRSTRVAAARRLARRNFRTKERRFIAEGPQAVREAVEHRGAGGESTLIELFATVEAAERYADIVDAAYAAGARVHYASDEVLAEVSQTVTPQGLVGVCHFLDSPFEEILAARPKLVAVLAHVRDPGNAGTVLRCADAAGADAVVLTDASVDLYNPKSVRASVGSLFHLPVAVGVPVEQAVEGLRAAGVRILAADGAGADDLDAELDAGTMGTPSAWIFGNEAWGLPEETRALADAVVRVPIHGKAESLNLATAAAVCLYASARAQRAPGGCRSVTPS, from the coding sequence ATGGGCACCCCCGCCGAGCTGATCTCCCCCCGGTCCACCCGGGTGGCCGCCGCCAGGCGACTGGCGCGACGCAATTTCCGTACCAAGGAGCGCCGCTTCATCGCCGAGGGCCCGCAAGCCGTGCGCGAGGCCGTGGAACACCGCGGCGCCGGAGGCGAGTCCACGCTGATCGAGCTGTTCGCGACCGTGGAGGCCGCCGAGCGCTACGCCGACATCGTCGACGCCGCGTACGCCGCCGGAGCCCGCGTCCACTACGCCTCCGACGAGGTGCTCGCGGAGGTCTCCCAAACCGTCACCCCGCAGGGCCTGGTCGGCGTCTGCCACTTCCTGGACTCGCCCTTCGAGGAGATCCTGGCCGCACGGCCCAAGCTGGTCGCCGTCCTCGCGCACGTCCGCGACCCCGGCAACGCCGGTACGGTGCTGCGCTGCGCCGACGCCGCCGGAGCCGACGCCGTCGTGCTGACCGACGCCTCCGTGGACCTGTACAACCCCAAGTCGGTACGCGCCTCCGTGGGCTCCCTCTTCCACCTTCCGGTGGCCGTCGGCGTGCCCGTGGAGCAGGCCGTCGAGGGACTGCGCGCGGCCGGCGTGCGGATCCTGGCCGCCGACGGGGCCGGCGCGGACGACCTCGACGCCGAGCTCGACGCGGGCACCATGGGAACCCCCTCGGCCTGGATCTTCGGCAACGAGGCCTGGGGCCTGCCCGAGGAGACCAGGGCGCTCGCCGACGCGGTCGTACGGGTTCCGATCCACGGAAAGGCCGAAAGCCTGAACCTCGCCACGGCCGCCGCCGTGTGCCTGTACGCCTCCGCGCGTGCACAGCGGGCGCCCGGAGGGTGCCGCTCCGTGACCCCCAGCTAG
- the rplT gene encoding 50S ribosomal protein L20 yields MARVKRAVNAHKKRRAILEAAKGYRGQRSRLYRKAKEQVTHSLVYNFNDRKKRKGDFRRLWIQRINAAARQNGMTYNRLIQGLNAANIEVDRKILAELAVNDANAFAALVEVAQKALPADVNAPKVAA; encoded by the coding sequence GTGGCACGCGTCAAGCGGGCAGTAAACGCGCACAAGAAGCGTCGGGCAATCCTCGAGGCGGCGAAGGGTTACCGCGGTCAGCGTTCGCGCCTGTACCGCAAGGCCAAGGAGCAGGTCACCCACTCCCTGGTCTACAACTTCAACGACCGCAAGAAGCGCAAGGGCGACTTCCGTCGGCTCTGGATCCAGCGCATCAACGCGGCTGCCCGTCAGAACGGCATGACGTACAACCGCCTCATCCAGGGTCTGAACGCCGCCAACATCGAGGTGGACCGCAAGATCCTCGCCGAGCTGGCCGTCAACGACGCCAACGCGTTCGCCGCGCTGGTCGAGGTCGCGCAGAAGGCCCTCCCGGCCGACGTCAACGCCCCGAAGGTCGCTGCCTAA
- the rpmI gene encoding 50S ribosomal protein L35, with protein sequence MPKNKTHSGTKKRFKITGSGKVLRERAGKRHLLEHKSSRVTRRLTGTAEMAPGDAKKIKKLLGK encoded by the coding sequence ATGCCGAAGAACAAGACGCACTCCGGGACCAAGAAGCGCTTCAAGATCACCGGCTCCGGCAAGGTGCTCCGTGAGCGCGCCGGCAAGCGCCACCTGCTCGAGCACAAGTCGTCCCGTGTCACCCGCCGCCTGACCGGCACCGCGGAGATGGCCCCCGGCGACGCCAAGAAGATCAAGAAGCTTCTCGGCAAGTGA
- the infC gene encoding translation initiation factor IF-3, with protein sequence MWCYRGGSISTEPRINDRIRVPEVRLVGPSGEQVGIVPLAKALELAQEYDLDLVEVAASARPPVCKLMDYGKFKYESAMKAREARKNQAHTVIKEMKLRPKIDPHDYDTKKGHVVRFLKQGDKVKITIMFRGREQSRPELGYRLLQRLASDVEDLGFIESNPKQDGRNMIMVLGPHKKKTEAMAEAREAQAARKAERQGVAVSDESGDEALAADAALEAENAALEAEDVDAEDASDEATDAAEAAEAGTDEAAASDEASAQA encoded by the coding sequence GTGTGGTGCTACCGAGGAGGATCCATCAGCACCGAGCCCCGCATCAACGACCGGATTCGCGTTCCCGAGGTACGACTCGTCGGCCCGAGTGGCGAGCAGGTCGGCATCGTGCCGCTTGCCAAGGCGCTCGAGCTCGCGCAGGAGTACGACCTCGACCTGGTCGAGGTCGCGGCGTCCGCACGCCCGCCGGTCTGCAAGCTCATGGACTACGGCAAGTTCAAGTACGAGTCGGCCATGAAGGCCCGTGAGGCGCGCAAGAACCAGGCGCACACGGTCATCAAGGAAATGAAGCTCCGGCCGAAGATCGACCCGCACGACTATGACACCAAGAAGGGTCACGTCGTTCGGTTCCTCAAGCAGGGCGACAAGGTCAAGATCACGATCATGTTCCGCGGTCGCGAGCAGTCCAGGCCGGAACTCGGCTACCGACTGCTGCAGCGTCTGGCTTCGGACGTCGAGGACCTCGGGTTCATCGAGTCGAACCCGAAGCAGGACGGCCGAAACATGATCATGGTTCTCGGTCCGCACAAGAAGAAGACCGAGGCGATGGCCGAAGCCCGCGAGGCGCAGGCCGCCCGCAAGGCCGAGCGCCAGGGTGTTGCGGTCAGCGACGAGAGTGGTGACGAGGCCCTGGCCGCCGACGCCGCGCTCGAGGCGGAGAACGCCGCACTCGAAGCCGAGGACGTGGACGCCGAGGACGCTTCCGACGAAGCGACCGACGCGGCCGAGGCGGCCGAGGCCGGCACCGACGAGGCAGCCGCCTCCGACGAGGCTTCTGCCCAGGCCTGA
- a CDS encoding DUF1844 domain-containing protein, which yields MTDATPSGSPTDAPDYDDLTRDIADVPAVEVITTVAVHLLSAAAVNLGLDKPDSEYKDLDEARKLITALAGLVTASATEISSFHAAPLRDGLKSLQLAFREASLVQDEPGQGPGEKFTGPVYA from the coding sequence ATGACTGACGCGACGCCCTCCGGTTCCCCCACTGACGCTCCCGACTACGACGACCTGACCCGCGACATCGCGGACGTGCCGGCCGTCGAGGTCATCACCACGGTGGCCGTCCACCTGCTCAGCGCGGCGGCGGTCAACCTGGGCCTGGACAAGCCCGACTCCGAGTACAAGGACCTCGACGAGGCCCGCAAGCTGATCACCGCCCTGGCCGGGCTGGTCACCGCGAGCGCCACCGAGATCAGCTCCTTCCACGCCGCCCCGCTGCGCGACGGCCTGAAGTCCCTCCAGCTGGCCTTCCGCGAGGCCTCGCTGGTGCAGGACGAGCCGGGGCAGGGCCCGGGCGAGAAGTTCACGGGTCCCGTGTACGCGTAA
- a CDS encoding SseB family protein produces the protein MLNKNIPDPGFSDDDGSADPRLSAALAAWAEDRTRQPEVLAALKDARLLVPVVAVLGEVETDPETGLKREKTSDMAVPTLRAGDRRALPAFTSIASLALWDPAARPVAVPLHQALAAAAHEKADTIVLDLSGPVPYQLAGPALLALAEGRTDAGPLADPAVREAVRAVVSAEPAVLGAHLGPGGADADGTLAIVLAAGPQAAAAARRVAEALAADETLRARLVAGLDLALLPEGAPVPPGEPLFTR, from the coding sequence GTGTTGAACAAAAACATCCCGGACCCCGGTTTCTCCGACGACGACGGCTCCGCCGACCCCCGGCTGAGCGCGGCCCTGGCCGCCTGGGCCGAGGACAGAACCAGGCAGCCGGAGGTGCTGGCGGCCCTCAAGGACGCCCGCCTGCTGGTTCCCGTCGTCGCGGTCCTCGGCGAGGTCGAGACCGACCCCGAGACCGGACTCAAGCGCGAGAAGACCAGCGACATGGCCGTGCCCACCCTGCGGGCCGGGGACCGGCGGGCGCTGCCCGCCTTCACCTCCATCGCCTCGCTGGCCCTGTGGGACCCGGCTGCCCGCCCGGTGGCGGTGCCGCTGCACCAGGCGCTGGCCGCCGCCGCGCACGAGAAGGCCGACACCATCGTCCTCGACCTGTCCGGGCCGGTCCCGTACCAGCTCGCGGGCCCCGCGCTGCTCGCCCTCGCCGAGGGCCGCACGGACGCCGGCCCGCTCGCCGACCCCGCCGTGCGCGAGGCCGTACGGGCCGTCGTGAGCGCCGAGCCTGCCGTACTCGGTGCCCACCTGGGCCCGGGCGGCGCGGACGCCGACGGAACCCTGGCGATCGTGCTGGCCGCCGGTCCCCAGGCCGCGGCGGCGGCCCGCCGGGTGGCCGAGGCGCTGGCGGCCGACGAGACCCTGCGCGCACGCCTCGTAGCCGGACTGGACCTGGCGCTGCTCCCCGAGGGCGCCCCGGTCCCGCCGGGCGAGCCGCTCTTCACGCGCTGA